GGTTCTCGGCGGGACCGGGACGCTCGGCGGGGCGGTCACCGTCAACGCCGGCGGCACCATCACCGGCGGGACGCTCGGCGGCGTCGGCACCCTGACCGTCGCCAGCCTGACGATGAACGGCGGGACGTACGCGGCCGACTTCAGCGGCAACACGTCGGACACCATCGCGACCGCGGGGGCGATCAAACTCGCGAACGCGACCCCGGGCACCTTCGCGGTCAACAGCCAGGCGGGCGCCGCCGCGGCCAACAACGTCTTCACGCTGATCCAGAACACCGGGACCGGCGCGATCGCGAGCCCGCCGCTGACCGGGGCCCCCGAGAACGGGACCGCCACCATCGACGGCGCGGCCGGGTATTACAGCTACTCGGGCGGGAACGGGCAGAGTTTCACCTTTACCGCGAACGGCGGGCCGACGTTCACCCTCCCGACGGCCGGGAACTACACCCTGGAGCGGGTGACGACCGGCGGGATCGACGACATCGAACTCCTCCAGGGGGCCACCGTCCTCGACTCCCGGCCGACGGCCAGCATCACCGGTCCGATCACAGTGGTCGACGCCTCCGCCGGCCCGGACACCCTGACGATCGACTACACGGCCAGCGGCGGGTACTTCCAGAAGGACGTCGTCTTCAACGGCTCGGGAAATGACACCCTCGACGTGACCGGCGGGACGTTCGGGACGATCGTCTACACCTACACCGGGACGAACACCGGGACGATCCAGAACTACCAGAACCCGGCCAGCGTCAACCTGCTGAACACGATCACGTTCTCCGGCCTGGCCCCGATCATGAACACGGGCACCGCGGCCGACATGGTGTTCAACCTGCCGGCCGGGTCCGCCGCCACCCTGTCGACCCCCGGCGCCGGGATGAACCAACTGGCGTCGTCGCCGGTGACGTTCGAGCAGACCGACTTCACCGACCCGACCGGCAGCCTGACGGTGAACGCGGCCGCAGCCGGCGACACGGTCACGGTCAACGGGGTCGATACCGGCTTCGGCGCCGCGGTCTTCGTGACCGCGGACAGTAACATCACCGTCAACGGCCTGAGCAACACCGCGGGCACCGGCGGGGTGACCCTGACCTCGAATAACGGAGCCCTGACGGTCCAGGGCACTGGCATCGTCACGGCTGGCACGGTCACGGTAACCGCGCCCGGGTTGGTGACCGTCGAGGGAAGTGGGATCACCAACACCGCCGGTACCGGGAACGTGTCCGTGACCAGTACCAGCGCCGGGGTCACGGTGACGGGGGGGATCGCATCGAAGGGGAAAGTGACCGTCACGGCGGCCGGAAGCACCAGCATTTTGGGGATCAGCAACGCGGGCGGGACCGGGAACGTGACCGTGACGACCACCGCCGGAACCCTCCTGGTCGACGACGGCGGCATTACCACCGCGGGCGCGGCCACGCTGATCGCCCCGGGCCTCGTGACCGTCCAAGGCAACGCGATCAACGCGACCGCCGGGACCGGGAACGTAACCGTGACTAGTACCGGGGCCGGGGTCACGATCAACGGCAGTCTGGCGGTCACGGCCAAGGGGAAGGTGACGGTCCTGGCGGCGGGGGCCATCGATATTGATGGCGCCGGCATCAACAACACGGCCGGGACCGCGAACGTGCTGGTGACCAGCACCGGGGCCGGGGTCACGGTGCAGGGGCCGGGGGGGATCTCGTCGAAGGGTACCGTCACCGTGCTGGCCGACGGGAATACCGACATCTCGGGCGGCATCAACAACTCGACCGGGACCGGGCCCGTGTCCGTGACGACTTTTGCCGGGACGATCACGGTCGAGGGCAGCGGCATCGTGACGGACGGGTCCGCGCTAGTGACGGCCCCCGGAGCCGTCACGGTTCAGGGCGCCACCGGCATCAACAACTCGGGCGGAACCGGACTGGTGACGGTCACCAGCCTCGGCGCCGGGGTGACCGTGACCGGCGGTGGGATTCTCTCAAAGGGGCTCGTCACCGTCCTCGCCACGGGCGGCGACGTCTCGATCAGCGGCAGTGGCATCGACAACAGCGCCGGGACCAAGGCCGTGGTGGTCACGGCGTCGGCCGGCTCGGTCTTCGTCGCCGGGACCGGAATCCATTCGGGCGGCACCGTCGCCGTAATCGCGGCCCAAAACCTCGCGGTGACCGGCCCGATCGCTTCGAGCGGCGGGGCGGTGACGTTGAACTTCGGTCAGAACAACGCGGGCGGGACCGCGATGCTCGGCAGCCCGGTGACGGGGACGACGGTCAATGTCAACGGCGGGACCGGGGCGGACACCGTCACGTTCACCGCGATGGGCACGTCCAACGTCACGGTCGACGGCAAGGGGCTCGCGACCGCGACGGCCGGGGCCGTCGACCAGGTGATCATTGACGTCGGGACGACCGCCGGGACGCCGGGGACGCCGGGTGCCGGGAAGGTCGTACTGGCGGCGACCACCTCGCCCGAGGTGTACACGGTCACCATCAACGGGACGGCCGGAGCCGACACGTACGACGTCAACGACACGGTCGACCAACTCGACCACCCGATCGCCGGGGCCTCCGGGGCCCGGATGGTGAACGTCAACGCGGTCCCGGTCCTCGATTACTCCGGCGCCAACGTCCTCGCGGCCCTGACGACCCTGAACCTGGCCGGGGCGGGCGGCGGGGACACGTACAACGTCCAGTTCGCCGACGGCAACACCCCGACCTCGGCCCTGCCGGCGACCGTGGCTATCCAGGCCGGGGGCGGGACCGACGTGGCCAATCTGTTCGGGACCGACGCGGTGGATACGTTCGACGTCAACTTCAGTAACAGCCAGGTGGTGACCGGGACGACGGACGGGGCGACCACAAACGTGACCTACACGGCCAACTTGCCGACCCTGAACGTGTACGCCAAGGACGGGTCGGACACGTTCTACGCCCACCCGGACCCGAACACCGCCATCAACCTGGACGGCGGTTCGCCGGTCCAGCCCGTCTCCCCGGGCGACACCCTGATCCTGAGCGTGGTCGGGGTCAGCAGCTCCGCGGTCCTCTCGAACATCGTGATCCCGAACGGGAACCTGATGTCGGTGGACAAGCAGATCTCGTGGGTGAGCATCGAAACGATCCCGGTCCCGCTCGGGCTCGGCGGGTCGTTCCAGTTCGACGTCCAAGGGCACCCGACCCAGATCGCGCCCGGGGACGCGTTCATCCCGGTCGGGGGAACGTCCTGTCGGCCGCCAACCCGAACGGGTACGGGTGGAACCAGCCGGTGAACGTGTTCGACCGGCAGGCCACGGACCCGTGGGGCACCCCGCAGGGGCCGTCCCAGGCGCTCCTGGCGGACGGGGCCTGGGGCGGGTCGTCGGTCCCCGGGTCGGCCGTCCAGGGGACGTGGACGTTCTCCCTCCAGGTGGCCCCGAACGCCCCGGTCCAGATCACCCTGTTCGTCGGCGACCAGTACAACCAGTGGCCACCGATGAACCTGTACCTGAACGGGCAGCTGTACACCGGCCAGATCGTCCCGACCGGGGCCGGCCAGTTCACCGCGTTCCAGATCCCGCACTACACCCAGAACAACACGACCACGCTCACGATCAGCGTCCAGCAACCGCTGGCCCAGTCGTTCTGGGTACTGAACGGGATCGACGTCCGGCCGCTCCAACTGGTGGCCCCGCTGACCGTCGCCCGGTACGACGGGGCCGCGAACACGACCCCGCAGGCGGCCGACGGGGCGACCCTCGACCCGTACTACGTGACCCAGGCCCAGCCGGGCGAACTGTTGACCGTGGCCACGACCGCCGGGAGCATCGCGTACGGGTGGAACGCGACGACGAACATGTGGGTGGCGGACGCCGACCCGGCCCTGAACGGGTTCCAGGTGGTGGCCGACGCGAGCGGGCACGCGGCCTTCCTGGTCCAGCGGCCGACCGGGGCGGCTCCCGGTGTCGTGTCGGTCCGCGGGGCTTACGGCGAGTCGTCGACCGACGCCTTGAACAGCGGCGGAACCCTCCAGGCCACCGCGTCAGGGGATTGGACCCAGACGTACCAGCTGCCGACCACCCGGGAAGTGAACTTCGGGCCGGCGGGCAGCCCGTCGTACTCGACCGCCGCTCCGGCGGTGACCGAGGGGACCGCGGCATCGGATGTCGGCCTACCGGCCCTCCCGACACTGCCCCCGGTCGTGCCGTACGTCCTGGCGACCCCGACGGCCCTGTACGGATCCGGGGCGACCGGGCTCGGGTGGATCACCGCCCCGGTCGGCGGGTTCGACCGCGGGGCCAACGCGACCCCAGCCAACGACCCGTACCAGCTCCTCCGGGACGGGGTGTACGGGACGGAGCCGACCGCGGGCGACTTCGAGATCGACGTGCCCGCCGGGAGCGGCAGCTTCTACCTGACGCTGACCCTCGGAGATCCGGCCAGCTCGCTCGGGAGCGTAACGGTCGGGATCGACTCCGGGTTCGGCACGCTGGTCGCGTCGACCGACCCGACGCTCGGGTCGACGACCGTGTCGATCCCGGCCTTCCAGTCGGTGACCGTCACGTTCCTGGTGACGCCGAACGCGGCCGGACAGATCCGGTTCTCGATCGCGGCCGGGGCGTCCGAGTTCTGGGCCCTGCAAGCCCTGGAACTCCACCCGGCGGCCGACACGCCCCGGAACCTGTTGACGTTCACCGCGACGAGTTCGGCGGTGGCGGACGGGACGACGCCGGTCACGTACACGGTGACCGGGGCCACCCCGGGTTCGTTCGTGACCGTCGGGACGTCGCTCGGGACCGTCTCGTCGCCGGACGCGAACCCGTCGTACGCCGGGGCCCAGGTCGTGGCCGACGGGACCGGCACGGCGACCTTCACGGTGACCCCGCCGGCGTCCGGGGTGGCCGAGACGGCGAACGTGTGGGCGTACGAGACGACCGCCCCGGTCGGGACGACGGCCGAGATCCGGGCCGGGTCGACGACCCAGGCGTACACGCCCGGGGCCCCGGCCGGCGCGACCCCGGGTCGGTACGACTTCAACGGTCCGGGGACGGACACGGTGACGGCCCCGGGGGCAAACACCGCGGCCGGGTTCACCGGCGTCCGCGGGTCGACGCTGTACACCACGACCGCCGGGTACGGGTGGGTGAACCCGGTCGGCGAGTTCGAGCGGACGGAGACGAGCGGGGCTGACACCGCCCTGTTCGAGGACGGGGCGTGGGGGTTCTGGACGACCGGCGACTTCCGGATCTCGGCCCCGGCCGGGTCGACGGTGTCCGTCCGGGTGTACGTCGGAGACTCGTACAACGGGTGGACGGATACGACGGTGGCGGTGACCGGGAACCCGACCCCGGTGGTCCTGAACCCGTTGACCGACCAGTACCTGTCGGCCGTCCTGACCGGGACGGCGGACGCCAACGGGTACTTCGACGTGACCATCTGGAACCCGCTGACCGGGATCTGGGTGCTCAACGGGTTGGACGTGGCGGCCGGCGGTCCGGGGAACCTGCCGGCCCCGGCGGCCGGGGCGGTCGGGCCGGAAGTGGCGGGGGCGGTCGGCGGGGCGGCCCCTGGGGCGCTCGCGGTGCTGACGCAGCCCGCGCTGGACCAGGCCAAGGCCGCGGCGATCGGGCTGTGGGCCCAGGCCGGAGCGACGCCGGCCCAGTTGGCGGTCCTGGCCGCTACGCCGGTGGTGGTCGGGAATCTGACGGCCCAGGGGGATCTCGGGTACACATACGCGACCGGGATCGTGATCGACCGGACCGGGGCGGGGCTCGGGTGGTTCGACGACCCGGCCTCCCTGTCCGGGGCCGCGGTCGTGACCGGCGGGTACGACCTGTTGACGGTGGTCGCCCACGAACTCGGGCACGAACTCGGCCTGCCGGACGAGGCCCCGGCGGCGGCCGGGAACGACGTGATGAACAGCGTCCTGCCGGCGGACGTGCGGCGGGTGCCGACGGCGGCGGACGTGGCGGCGACCGGGGTCGCCACTCCGACGACGGGCGGCAGCCCGGCGACGCTGGTCACGCCGACCGGGACGGTCACCATCTCCGCCCCGCTGCCCGCGGCGACCGGCGCGGCGGCGGCCGGTGCGACCGCGTATGAGGAAGAAGCCCCGATCCTCCTGACGCTGGCCGACCCCGTGGGGGCCGCCGCGGTGCTGCCGGCGGCGGGTCCGTCGGTCCGGACCGGGTGGGCGCCGGCCGGGTCCAAGTCGGCGGCCGGGTCCGACGACCTGGACGCGCTGCTCGGCGTTAGCGTCGGGTGACGCGGCGCCGGCCCGGCGCTCGTGCGCCGCGGCCGGTGTTACGGCGAAGAAATGACGCGACGGCCCCGTTCAAACCCGAAGTTTGAACGGGGCCGTCGCGTTTAAACGAGTCGCGAAATTCGGTAGTGGACCGGAAAACGCTGCCGTTCCCGAAGTGCGCGGAGAACCACGTCGGGGCACTCGGGTACTTCATCCGGGCGTACAACGCGGGCCGCGCGCAGGTCCACTACCCGATTATTACCCGCGACGAGATTTCCATCCTGAGCCCGCGAAGCTTCAGGATCGTGATCGGTTTGAAATTTCTGCGCCCACCAGGGGGTTCCGAATCGGGGTTGGGAATCCTGTATCACTCCTACCACTGCCATCATTTCGCCGCCGTCGGAGTCGAATTGGACAACGGGGAACGGTGGGGTACGATCGGTACACTCCCGGACGTGCGAACCGCTCGCTCCGTGACCCGCCAGCTCCCGGGCGATGCCCGGCGCGTGTTCCCTGCCCCCGTATCAGGACAAGCCGGTGCCCGAGACTGACTCGCCCGCCCAGTCGTTTGTATTTCTGACCCTTCGGGCGCCGCTCCTCGTCGCGGCCATCGCCCTGTCAGCGGTCGCGCTCAATCTGCGGCCAGCTTTTTTCGACAACGACTTCGAAGACCTGTTCATTTACCGGGCCGGCGCGGGCCTCGGCCTGAAGGGCGAGTCGCCGTACCGGACCGAGGCGATCAGCGCGCTCGTCGCCGGACAGTACCCGAACTACACCAGCTTCATCGAGAACTGCGGATTCTTTCTCTCCCCGGTCGCCATCGTCGTGTTCGCGCCGTTCGCGGGCCTGCCGTGGCCGGCGGCCAAGCTGGCGTGGTCGTTATTGTGCTTCGGCGGGGCCGCCCTGGCGGTCTGGAAGCTGCCGGCGTTCGCCGCGGACGACGGCCGGGCGGACGGGTGGCCGCGCCTGGGCCGACTCGCGGTCGCCTGCGCGCTGCTCTGGAATCCGACGACGTACATCAGCATGGTCGTCGCCCAGACGCCGCTGTTTCTGTTCACGTGCGTGGTGCTGGGGGAGGCCGCGTACCGGGCCGGGTGGCGCCGCGCGGCCGGGTTGTTGTGGGCCTGCGCGTTCATCAAGCCCCACCTCGCGCTCCCGCTGCTCCCGCTCGCGTGGTTCCTCGGCGGGTGGCGGCGGGCGGCCGAGGTGGTCGCGTGGGTCGGCGGGCTGACCCTGCTCGGGTGCTGGGTGTCGACCGGGTCGCCGTGGCTGACGGTCGACTACCTTGAATACCTCGACGCCTGGCACAAACAGGTGCTGTTCAACCGGGCCGAACTCAACCCGCAGATCACGAGTTGGAACCGCCTGCTCATTGCGACCGGCAACCCGGTCGTCGAGTTGTCGACCAAAACGACGCTGGCCGGGTACGTGGTGTGGGCCGCCCTCGTGGCCGCCCGCGTGCGGGTCGCGAGCGGCCTGACGCCGGCGCCGCTCTTGGCCGTAATCACGATCGGGACGTTGGCGGTGGCCGGGATCGTGTCCGGAACGTTGGTCGGGTATGCGATTTGTGGCGCGTGCGGGGTCGCCCAGTTGTGGACGGCCGGGTCCCGCCCGACCCGGGCGTGGGCCCTGGCCGCGGCCGCGGCCGGGTCGCTCGTCTGCTGTCAGGTACTCGGGTACGAAATGGTCCTACTCGGGCTGACCGCGCCACACGTACTCGATCTGATCGCCGCCCGGCGGTGGGGGGCGGCGGCCGTGTTGGGTAGTGGGCTCATGATCTCGTCGATCACCCACGACGCGTTCCAGACGGCCACGGAAATCGCCCGGTTGCCGCCGGGTGTGGCGGCCGCAGTGATGGCGACGCATTGCAGCGTCGGGACGACGCTGGTGGCCGTGGCGGTCCTCGTCTTCGGGTGGGCGCGGGTCACGCCTGGGACTTCGGCCCCTTCCCCCGCTTCCGCGACTTCCCCGTGACCCCGTTCGCGGCCGGGGCGTCGGCCGGCTCGCCGGGGTGGGGGCCGTCCCCATCCGCCGCGGCGATGACCTGCTCGGCGTCGCGGGACCGGTTGAGTTCGTCCGCGAACAGGACCAGGGGTTGGTGCTTCTTGGCGTCCTTGGTCCGCAGGGTGGTGAACGTGGCGATGATGATGATGTCGCCGGTTTTGATCAGGTGGGCCCCGGCCCCGTTCACCTGGACCACCCCGGACGCGCGGTCGCCGGGCAGGGCGTAGGTGATCAGGCGGGTGCCGTTGGTCACGTCCCAGACGTGAATCTGCTCGTTCGGGAGAATGTCCGCGGCGTCGAGCAGGTCGGCGTCGACGGTCAGGCTCCCTTCGTAATCGAGGTTGGTGGCGGTGACCGTCGCGCGGTGGATTTTCGATTTGAGTACGGTCCGGCGCATGGTCCCCTCGCAATAAGAATGTGATCCCGTAACATTCTACGGACCCGCCGGTCCGGGGTGGAGCGGCGGGCGGGCAGGGTTTCCGCCGGCCGCCCGTTGCGGCCCGGGCCGGATTCCCGCGATAATTGCCCCGTACCGGCGAACACCCTGGTACACGCGCGAGCGCGGAAAGTCCGCGCCGCCGGTTCACCAGCACACGGGGAGGCGTCCGTGGCGGTCGTATCGACGACGGAATTGCGGAAAAATTACGGGCAGATCGCGGCCCTCAAAGGGGTCTCGATCCAGGTCGAGCCGGGCCAGATCTACGGCCTCCTCGGCCAGAACGGGGCCGGCAAGTCGACCCTGGTCAAGATCCTGCTCGGGATCGTCCGCAAGACCGGGGGGGACGCGTACCTGCTCGGGTACCCGGCCGGGACGACCGACGTCCGCCGGCGGGTGGGGTACCTGCCCGAAGACCACCAGTTTCCGGGGTACCACACCGCCCGCAGCCTGCTCGATTTCTACGGCCGGCTGTACGGCCTGTCCCGCGACGACCGCCAGAAGCGGATCGCCGAGTGCCTCGAAATTGTCGGCCTGCAAAAGCGGATGGACTACAAGATCCGCACGTATTCCAAGGGGATGAAGCAGCGGCTCGGGATCGCCCAGGCGTTCTTCCACGACCCCGAGGTGATCTTCCTCGACGAGCCGACGGACGGCGTCGACCCGGTCGGCCGGAAAGAGATCCGCGACCTCCTGCAGCAGCTCAAGGCCGAAGGGCGGACGATCTTCTTTAACTCCCACCTGCTCAGCGAAGTCGAGATGATTTCGGACCAAGTGGCCATCCTGCAAAAGGGCGAGATCGTCCGTCAGGGGACGGTGGCCGACCTGACCCGCCAGGAGGGCCGGTTCGTGATCGGGCTGGCCCCCGGACAGGCGTTCCCGACCGAGGCGGTCGGCAAGATCGGGTACGCCGCGACCAGGAGCGGCGACCACTGGGAGGTCGTCACTGGGGTCGGGGATCGGGGGATCGACGCGGTATTGGGCCTGCTCCACGAACAGGGACTCAGTCTGCGGCACCTGGTCGAGAAGAAACAAACGCTCGAAGACGTGTTCGTATCCATGGTAGAGTCGGCCGAACCGGGCACCGACCGCCGCCCCGCCCGGGTGGCCCGGCCCGTCGCCGCGCGGAGGGCCGACCGATGAAGTTTTACGCGTTCCTGAGAGACTCGTACCGCGAGGCGGTCAGCGGGTGGGTCCTCCAAATCATGCTGGCCCTGACCGTCATTCTGGTCCTGCTCGTGGCCAGCGTGTCGTTCCGCCCGATCACCCTCAAGGACGACCTCGACACCCACCTCTTGTTGTTGAATTTCGCCCTGAGCCGGCAGCCGGACTCGGGCGTCCGGGACAGCAAGTACGCGATCGAAAACCTCGCCGCGAGCGACCCGAGCGAGCCGTGGAAATCGGACTACTCGTTCGATTTCGTCGTCAAAGCCCCGACCGCGGCGGACCTGACCAAGGTGCGGCGGCTGGGCCTCCCGGTCGACCAGGAACAAGTCGAGGATTTCACGGCCCAGACCCTGAAGTTTCTGAGAAAGGTGCGGGTCGCCGAGAAACCGCTGCCGTCGGCGGGCGAGGGACTTTTGGCGGTCGGCGGCGCGGTCCTCGCGCCGACCCGCCCCGGCGACCCGCCCGGGGAAGTCCGGTACGTGGTCACCAGCAAGGGGACGAAGGCCGAGGACATGCTCGCGTGGCGGCACGTGCCCCGCGTCCTGTTCGCGTTCGAGCTGCCGGTCCCGATGTCGCTGCGGGAGGGGGTGTACACCCTGGAGAAGCGGTTGGTGAACGACGCCGGGATGTGGATCATGCTGCTGGTGAGCGTGGTCATCACGGCCGGATTCATCCCGCACATGCTGCAGAAGGGGGCGTTCGACCTGTACATCGTCAAGCCGATCAGCCGCCCGGCCCTGCTCGTGTGCAAGTACCTCGGCGGGCTGCTCTACATCACCCTGTTGACGTCCGCCCTGGTGGGTGGGGTGTGGGTCGCGATTGGCCTGCGGACCGGGTTGTGGTCCGCGAACTTCCTGGCCCTGATCCCGCTGATGGTGTTCTACTTCGCCGTCCTGTATGCCGTATCCACGCTCGCCGCCGTCCTCACCCGGAGTACCATGGCCGCGATCGTGGCCACCGTGTTCGCGTGGGGGGTATTCTTCCTGGCCGGCTTCTTGCACGACCAGGTACAGGAGTTTAAGCGAAACCGGGACGAGGCCCAGCAACAGATCGAGAAGGCGATCCCGGACCGCAGCGGCGCCGCCGCCCGCCCCGCCGGGCCGGGCCCGATCCCGGAGCCGGCCGGGTTCGCCACCTGGGATTACGCCACCTGGATCTCGCACGGCGTCCTGCCGCGGACGTACGACCTGGACGACCGCGCGATCCGGTTCATCGCCGAGGGGGTGCTGACCGCCGAGGAGCGGAAGCAGAAGAAGCTCGACCACGACCTCGTCCCGTGGCCCGAGACGATTGGCGTGTCGTTCGCCTTCATCGTACTCTGCCTCGGCCTCGCAAGTCT
The Fimbriiglobus ruber genome window above contains:
- a CDS encoding glycosyltransferase family 87 protein, whose protein sequence is MPETDSPAQSFVFLTLRAPLLVAAIALSAVALNLRPAFFDNDFEDLFIYRAGAGLGLKGESPYRTEAISALVAGQYPNYTSFIENCGFFLSPVAIVVFAPFAGLPWPAAKLAWSLLCFGGAALAVWKLPAFAADDGRADGWPRLGRLAVACALLWNPTTYISMVVAQTPLFLFTCVVLGEAAYRAGWRRAAGLLWACAFIKPHLALPLLPLAWFLGGWRRAAEVVAWVGGLTLLGCWVSTGSPWLTVDYLEYLDAWHKQVLFNRAELNPQITSWNRLLIATGNPVVELSTKTTLAGYVVWAALVAARVRVASGLTPAPLLAVITIGTLAVAGIVSGTLVGYAICGACGVAQLWTAGSRPTRAWALAAAAAGSLVCCQVLGYEMVLLGLTAPHVLDLIAARRWGAAAVLGSGLMISSITHDAFQTATEIARLPPGVAAAVMATHCSVGTTLVAVAVLVFGWARVTPGTSAPSPASATSP
- the panD gene encoding aspartate 1-decarboxylase; translation: MRRTVLKSKIHRATVTATNLDYEGSLTVDADLLDAADILPNEQIHVWDVTNGTRLITYALPGDRASGVVQVNGAGAHLIKTGDIIIIATFTTLRTKDAKKHQPLVLFADELNRSRDAEQVIAAADGDGPHPGEPADAPAANGVTGKSRKRGKGPKSQA
- a CDS encoding ABC transporter ATP-binding protein; protein product: MAVVSTTELRKNYGQIAALKGVSIQVEPGQIYGLLGQNGAGKSTLVKILLGIVRKTGGDAYLLGYPAGTTDVRRRVGYLPEDHQFPGYHTARSLLDFYGRLYGLSRDDRQKRIAECLEIVGLQKRMDYKIRTYSKGMKQRLGIAQAFFHDPEVIFLDEPTDGVDPVGRKEIRDLLQQLKAEGRTIFFNSHLLSEVEMISDQVAILQKGEIVRQGTVADLTRQEGRFVIGLAPGQAFPTEAVGKIGYAATRSGDHWEVVTGVGDRGIDAVLGLLHEQGLSLRHLVEKKQTLEDVFVSMVESAEPGTDRRPARVARPVAARRADR
- a CDS encoding ABC transporter permease, whose translation is MKFYAFLRDSYREAVSGWVLQIMLALTVILVLLVASVSFRPITLKDDLDTHLLLLNFALSRQPDSGVRDSKYAIENLAASDPSEPWKSDYSFDFVVKAPTAADLTKVRRLGLPVDQEQVEDFTAQTLKFLRKVRVAEKPLPSAGEGLLAVGGAVLAPTRPGDPPGEVRYVVTSKGTKAEDMLAWRHVPRVLFAFELPVPMSLREGVYTLEKRLVNDAGMWIMLLVSVVITAGFIPHMLQKGAFDLYIVKPISRPALLVCKYLGGLLYITLLTSALVGGVWVAIGLRTGLWSANFLALIPLMVFYFAVLYAVSTLAAVLTRSTMAAIVATVFAWGVFFLAGFLHDQVQEFKRNRDEAQQQIEKAIPDRSGAAARPAGPGPIPEPAGFATWDYATWISHGVLPRTYDLDDRAIRFIAEGVLTAEERKQKKLDHDLVPWPETIGVSFAFIVLCLGLASLRLQTRDG